A single genomic interval of Argopecten irradians isolate NY chromosome 8, Ai_NY, whole genome shotgun sequence harbors:
- the LOC138329375 gene encoding uncharacterized bromodomain-containing protein 10-like translates to MDDLGNIELSGCEPTHVPFDLNLGQTTTDDRNMTEKVDGEFTSSADLGLPSPVPVAEDKNDAALDEADDNKEDIDTRDPLSPELQQGYRILKELMADGNKSVNWHFLEAVDSSHPETADYYERIKRPVWLGKMLTKFEDRLYETITEFVSDFRLMLENCYRYNGPDHYVSKRGQKLETMMEQKLALLSRELREKTSIAATSGQNGDENISFSGLRRRTRTIIPHDSSALLSQLREEELRRDREQRKQQITDRKAVQEAQLQEVLDWENNIFDGNVDYMKAMWELPQIGHFLFLCQDALNIGEIPQFELERCFYMPRESAVMQKVMTALLSTPFQRMRIDKKTLMPYSIWDEKLRVKLRQWYKIFADGHEDIQRAAVKLGIDGNFFDIVGRKNPLERQKFHNLCPYRRVWIVKSLCDYCLEHQESIRDAIESQPIEEQHDYLLGVDSNGTRYLHFPQFCGADLRIYKQEKIPEPKIPFFLETPKLEEVESEAMETNAEIDKPRSSKKKKKKKKKIKPDVPAPPTNRPSRLRQKIKTVLPVKNFSSSSSSSTSASSSDDDGGGESDGSDADTRTSFGDQSDFNLNDSGICDDTPRKRNNEPPNKPLHRLIESDNCSDTSSIDEDGACKRSRTRRLVRNGLLRDFNVSEQSLDESSMDRDEISEVKDETMSETSNTVDSLEDSNGGACKPRDIKTEGKVTLNKSETEVCESDTNSQMSHSVSVKMGNDEPMDVGETEFQDSCMEVDAKGDHPLDRETTNTKESSPFCDSLPAHNTESPFSGISTSHSDQPSDEVSASDDKQNNVDMSECDTTNDLKPESNTPTCNTPESISNSNQRVSRAESESPLTFVKDTKHLDTNRSDIESFNCDKIDTSSIKVKEEIKEKHPHKEEVLDHDYSGKSGVGQFLDHDYGQGCKTDVDNVKEEKVDSTEVKDEIKQEEEEVVEEVKEVLPEIGPFKLIVECVDDLKQLVESFAEQEPVVIGKGKKQKVIKPPPRKRCVVDLHGRLLFLLKELEPWEQKLIQATRKARLKMHKEHTTFVEEKPEDEKWESEHSESSETEDAENTDSGSDDEGTDDVNGDVIVKSLTTAVSSSNNSISQSETVEDVDDIDVSSRGRIRKRRIIPNNSEDPGTPKKRKLVNVSLPSTVPHVPNILQRPGKMLPAIDLSSLDSSTASQILLQTSSGNHTLLPSNVKLVSGDKVIQPQALSLLQRPVQLQQQMIGQGISHAKLLQGLSQHTLSSKQASHPVIQQLLSTSHHSGPRVSLSTSSNPIPGATLSTPQRTVRFQPANKNVRPPVAKLASPGLSVISGAVDPQLPNISTTGGKIQYYAANINTLPPSVLQQLIKSNALKIPPGPNQSGMVLLTTVNPQGPTSSQSQTIAGVQIQTAQKTPVKKTIMPVASQAPGGQPKAGVPNTMIRLPNSDQVTMATAAMPGSMIKNVVPQMNNAVNIRMNVPSTNSAIQQLQNAVIASTGSVATTTPIEVVQNMTIAKSVSAESVGSGTLIVTKPQISLGSNSLSPTNISSTSPNRQSYKYANNVTVKTLLEARKDAEKTPIESTKPNPVKKASEITSSAPTVLLHPTSTGIKTLKIPSKAVLDSAVQAVVTDVPTSLPTVNIKVPAPSAMPAIQPRYNVTKTIQSMKGPIPTAPRLEPASLSSNTPVNVTSPSPGQNSSQSLLAQLQTGNNPIMLTTLNKSSGLGNMVLASAPPQSQDKKNMTLKVMPQGLQQPQQGVMQGYLTPQGLIIPQAALQQQQVNTGSISSQTLTQGIIKTQSPVTVNSQTGTAGTVSNQVVAPVNINNQNLSSGAVSFQTVSKAAAVVNQNLSSTSLQLGFQGGSIASLVSGSQQVPQNSNIQRQVIKKTVQNSGIVLQNSVQSNSGSLSSTASGIQGKTLLLGGQGQTGNLITGLVKPGGGSSVVGTSSYSTVLSASPMLSTTVTSSTNIKTSIGSDKSASTVMDGQKVRIQAVGGGASTLLDLGGISKLQGQGQGLIVPGLIPGMNLVNVGGQLKLQEGSNMTVLGNNSINLSTIVSTAVSTAAMANTSVVSSSTQVGNIYPTVTLTGSVMNSAGSSGGQTGQVVPPSPGPVPQSPLQLTSPLLGQLTNPIGNVGNFATVLGQIASPLNKTGVVGQQTALTGNLQLLAGQPGIKVAGSAGQILRLPNQQMNIQSTSPSVIGQQLCLSASSSPMIGQQLTSPVANQAPVVLGNISQGSSSDLIKQLAAAQLQLSGQSSSAVVNQIPNQMVLQVPASQGVKGQAMIRPTGQQSLQGNQTMLLLSPQKRLQGASISAGTQQPKQLTLRLNSPVLQQTQQIKVPIVSSAKSTPDQNATQLSKVKLNFDLQTAKVKPGQTTVSKTLLQTPVMGSVAITTMAQTPTIPLQQKLGVAKTTTTTIGSLQQGNVVRFNAPASQVRLQMPPQPSLVVSLPSTISNASPLLSPAKSATSQAGASQKLFLYNIGGQLVTPQGVPVTVDNGVLKVLLPQTKMVSPSSSVSQKVTGTSNPPVTVVSGANMVRYVVPSKPVNGTQSINVAGNLTVSTAKPNVVTSLTPSPGSILTNQCPIVCSSFGKVLQSGSTINASSVVVGVSSLSNKGVLSPSIVSQSVMSHQSIINTPQTVKNTTVNVGSGILPQVMMKGKTISLKDQVGLGNRNQVAVSSNLKISQLLSQQQSSVQDATVQLTGPSTITGSVSVPNSKGFETGNLKAPQIQSDNKTQIGYQVSPSISSLIGSGQGYIVMPGKKTQIIFPQQGQQNSSSPLDTVKVLKTQSFSELLKSQSIPQTALLQQVPSSGTEASLNAQTVQLENPTQIVNTQAEPKAEVLNNNVTQYRSQNIVDKKSTSVCVTKVVTIDTSGPDGTSVTNGVGENQHLSDKVKTKVDTSQANTSMEQPKTTETPKGAEKEEAALNLLSLANLAFNR, encoded by the exons ATGGATGACCTCGGAAATATCGAATTATCCGGTTGTGAACCAACACACGTACCCTTTGATTTGAATTTGGGCCAAACAACAACAGATGACAGGAATATGACAGAAAAAGTTGATGGAGAGTTTACCTCATCAGCTGATTTGGGGTTACCTTCGCCGGTACCGGTTGCAGAGGATAAGAACGATGCAGCATTGGATGAAGCTGACGACAATAAAGAAGACATCGACACTCGAGATCCTCTTAGTCCTGAACTGCAACAAGGTTATAGGATTCTGAAGGAACTAATGGCAGATGGCAACAAATCTGTAAACTGGCATTTTTTAGAAGCTGTTGATTCAAGTCATCCTGAAACTGCAGATTATTATGAACGAATCAAGAGACCTGTTTGGTTAGGGAAAA tGTTAACTAAGTTTGAAGACCGTCTATATGAAACAATCACTGAATTTGTATCAGACTTCCGTCTTATGTTAGAAAACTGCTACCGTTACAATGGACCAGACCACTATGTTTCTAAGAGAGGGCAAAAGCTGGAGACAATGATGGAACAAAAACTTGCTCTTCTTTCAAG AGAACTACGTGAGAAAACATCCATTGCAGCAACATCTGGACAAAATGGTGAcgaaaacatttctttttctg GCTTACGAAGAAGAACACGGACAATAATTCCCCATGATTCATCAGCTCTGCTCAGTCAGCTGAGAGAGGAGGAACTGCGACGTGATCGTGAACAACGTAAACAGCAGATAACGGACAGGAAGGCAGTACAAGAAGCCCAGCTTCAGGAAGTCTTAGACTGGGAAAATAACATCTTTGATGGCAACGTTGACTATATGAAGGCAATGTGGGAG CTTCCCCAAATCGGTCACTTTTTGTTCTTATGTCAAGATGCACTAAATATTGGTGAAATTCCCCAGTTTGAGTTGGAGCGTTGTTTCTACATGCCACGTGAAAGTGCAGTCATGCAGAAAGTAATGACAGCTctgcttagtactccattccaAAGAATGAG GATTGACAAGAAGACCCTGATGCCTTACAGTATTTGGGATGAGAAATTAAGAGTTAAACTGAGGCAATGGTACAAAATATTTGCTGATGGCCATGAAGACATTCAAAGG GCTGCAGTAAAGCTAGGAATAGATGGCAATTTCTTTGACATAGTTG gtAGGAAAAACCCATTGGAAAGACAAAAATTCCATAACCTTTGTCCCTATCGGAGAGTTTGGATTGTCAAGTCATTGTGTGACTACTGTCTG gAGCACCAAGAATCCATAAGAGATGCTATTGAGTCACAGCCCATTGAAGAACAGCATGACTATCTACTGGGAGTAGATTCCAATGGAACACGTTACCTTCACTTCCCTCAGTTCTGTGGGGCTGATCTAAGGATCTACAAGCAAGAAAAAATACCCGAACCCAAAATACCCTTTTTCCTTGAAACACCAAAATTGGAG GAAGTAGAAAGTGAAGCTATGGAAACCAATGCTGAAATTGATAAACCACGTAGCtctaaaaaaaagaagaaaaagaaaaagaagattAAACCAGATGTTCCTGCTCCCCCTACAAACAGGCCAAGTCGACTAAGACAG AAAATTAAGACAGTGCTGCCTGTTAAAAACTTTTCGTCGTCATCATCGTCTTCAACATCTGCATCTTCATCTGATGACGATGGAGGTGGTGAAAGTGATGGGTCTGATGCTGATACAAGGACTAGTTTTGGAGATCAGAGTGACTTCAATCTAAATGACAGTGGGATATGTGATGATACTCCGAGAAAAAGGAACAATGAACCCCCAAACAAACCACTACATCGATTGATTGAAAGTGACAATTGTAGTGATACTTCGTCCATTGATGAAGATGGTGCTTGTAAGCGGTCTCGAACACGTAGACTTGTGAGGAATGGTTTATTGAGAGATTTTAATGTATCTGAACAGTCTTTAGATGAAAGTTCTATGGATAGAGATGAGATCTCAGAGGTTAAAGACGAGACTATGTCGGAGACCAGTAACACTGTAGATAGTTTAGAGGACAGTAATGGTGGTGCTTGTAAACCTCGTGATATCAAAACAGAGGGTAAAGTTACGCTTAATAAAAGTGAAACAGAAGTGTGCGAGAGTGATACAAATTCACAAATGTCACATTCTGTAAGTGTGAAAATGGGTAACGACGAACCGATGGATGTTGGTGAAACAGAATTCCAGGATTCGTGTATGGAAGTGGATGCCAAGGGAGATCATCCACTGGACAGAGAAACCACAAATACTAAAGAGTCTTCTCCCTTTTGTGATAGCCTCCCTGCTCATAATACTGAGTCACCATTTAGTGGCATTAGTACTAGTCATAGTGATCAGCCCAGCGATGAAGTGTCAGCCAGTGACgacaaacaaaacaatgtgGATATGTCAGAGTGTGATACAACCAATGACTTAAAACCTGAATCAAATACTCCAACATGTAACACACCTGAAAGCATATCAAACTCAAATCAGAGAGTGAGCAGAGCAGAATCTGAAAGTCCTCTTACATTTGTGAAAGACACAAAACATTTGGATACGAACAGGAGTGATATTGAATCGTTCAACTGTGATAAGATTGACACTTCAAGCATTAAAGTGAAGgaagaaattaaagaaaaacatCCGCATAAGGAAGAGGTGCTTGATCATGACTACTCTGGGAAGAGCGGGGTTGGTCAATTCCTTGACCATGATTATGGGCAGGGCTGTAAGACTGATGTGGACAATGTGAAGGAAGAAAAGGTGGACAGTACAGAGGTTAAGGATGAGATCAAGCAGGAGGAAGAAGAAGTGGTGGAAGAGGTGAAGGAAGTG ttaCCAGAAATTGGTCCTTTTAAACTTATCGTGGAATGTGTTGATGACCTTAAACAACTAGTTGAATCATTTGCCGAGCAGGAACCAGTTGTAATTGGTAAAGGAAAGAAGCAAAAG GTCATTAAGCCACCTCCTCGTAAGCGATGTGTGGTAGACCTCCATGGGAGACTTTTGTTCCTGTTGAAGGAACTGGAACCTTGGGAACAAAAGCTTATCCAGGCTACTCGCAAAGCCAGATTGAAGATGCATAAGGAACACACAACATTCGTCGAGGAAAAGCCAGAG GATGAAAAGTGGGAATCTGAACATTCTGAATCCTCGGAAACTGAGGATGCAGAAAACACTGACTCTGGGAGTGATGATGAAGGTACAGATGATGTGAATGGGGATGTGATAGTCAAGTCTCTCACTACAGCAGTGTCGTCTTCAAATAACTCCATCTCTCAAAGTG AAACAGTGGAAGATGTTGATGACATAGATGTGAGCTCAAGAGGACGTATCAGGAAAAGACGTATCATTCCAAACAACTCTGAAGATCCTGGAACCCCAAAGAAACGAAAACTAGTCAATGTTTCTCTACCATCAACTGTACCACATGTGCCAAACATACTGCAGCGCCCAGGGAAGATGTTACCTGCTATAGATCTTAGTTCTCTGGACAGCAGTACAGCAAGTCAAATACTGCTACAGACGAGCTCTGGAAATCACACACTACTGCCGTCGAATGTGAAACTTGTGTCTGGAGACAAGGTGATTCAGCCCCAGGCCCTGTCACTGCTACAGAGGCCAGTCCAGTTACAACAACAGATGATTGGCCAGGGGATTTCTCATGCTAAATTACTACAGGGTCTCTCACAACATACTCTTTCTTCCAAACAAGCATCTCACCCAGTAATACAACAGCTGCTGTCCACTTCACATCATTCTGGCCCTCGTGTTAGTCTATCGACATCTAGTAACCCCATCCCTGGAGCAACACTATCCACCCCTCAAAGAACTGTTCGATTCCAGCCTGCCAATAAGAATGTCCGACCACCTGTCGCAAAACTGGCATCCCCAG GTTTATCCGTGATCAGCGGTGCAGTAGATCCTCAGCTCCCTAATATATCCACTACTGGAGGCAAGATTCAGTACTATGCAGCCAACATCAACACTTTACCTCCATCAGTCTTACAACAACTCATCAAGTCAAATGCTCTCAAGATCCCACCAGGCCCCAACCAGTCTGGCATGGTCCTACTCACCACAGTCAACCCTCAGGGCCCCACTTCTAGTCAGAGTCAGACCATTGCTGGAGTACAGATACAAACAGCACAGAAAACGCCAGTCAAAAAGACCATCATGCCTGTAGCCAGTCAAGCCCCTGGTGGACAGCCTAAGGCTGGTGTACCAAACACTATGATCAGACTTCCAAATAGTGATCAGGTTACCATGGCTACTGCAGCAATGCCGGGATCAATGATCAAGAATGTTGTTCCCCAGATGAACAATGCAGTCAATATACGTATGAATGTGCCTTCTACAAACTCTGCTATACAGCAACTACAGAATGCTGTCATTGCATCCACTGGTAGTGTGGCGACTACTACACCTATTGAAGTAGTACAAAACATGACTATCGCCAAGAGTGTTAGTGCCGAGAGTGTTGGTAGTGGTACGCTGATCGTCACTAAACCTCAAATAAGTCTCGGCAGTAATTCTCTCTCCCCTACAAACATCTCCTCAACTTCTCCCAATAGACAGTCTTACAAGTATGCCAACAATGTCACTGTGAAAACTTTACTGGAGGCTCGGAAGGATGCTGAAAAAACGCCAATAGAATCCACTAAACCCAATCCTGTTAAAAAGGCATCTGAAATTACATCCTCAGCACCCACTGTGTTGCTTCATCCCACTTCTACTGGAATAAAGACTTTGAAAATCCCTAGCAAAGCTGTGTTGGATTCTGCTGTACAGGCCGTTGTAACGGATGTTCCTACATCTCTCCCAACAGTGAACATTAAAGTCCCGGCCCCATCAGCAATGCCAGCTATTCAGCcacgttacaatgtcactaaAACCATACAGAGTATGAAAGGTCCCATACCAACAGCACCCAGGCTGGAGCCTGCATCATTGTCGAGTAACACACCCGTAAATGTTACATCACCTTCACCGGGTCAGAACTCCAGCCAGTCTCTGCTTGCACAACTTCAGACGGGAAACAACCCAATCATGTTGACTACCTTGAACAAAAGTAGTGGACTTGGTAACATGGTCCTTGCATCAGCACCACCACAATCACAAGACAAGAAAAACATGACCTTGAAAGTGATGCCTCAAGGGTTACAACAACCACAGCAAGGAGTAATGCAGGGATATCTGACCCCACAAGGGCTGATTATACCACAAGCTGCTCTCCAACAGCAGCAAGTTAACACAGGGTCAATCAGCAGTCAAACTCTCACTCAAGGAATAATTAAAACTCAATCTCCAGTCACTGTCAACAGCCAAACTGGAACTGCAGGAACTGTAAGCAACCAAGTTGTAGCTCCTGTTAAtattaacaatcaaaatctcAGCTCAGGAGCAGTCAGTTTCCAAACTGTATCAAAGGCTGCAGCTGTTGTTAACCAGAATCTCTCCAGTACATCTCTTCAGCTAGGATTTCAAGGAGGAAGTATAGCATCATTAGTGTCTGGTAGTCAACAGGTACCTCAAAATAGCAACATACAAAGACAAGTTATTAAAAAGACGGTTCAAAACAGTGGTATAGTGTTACAAAATTCTGTGCAAAGCAACTCTGGATCATTATCAAGCACTGCTTCAGGCATTCAGGGCAAAACCTTGCTTCTAGGAGGACAAGGCCAGACAGGAAATCTCATTACCGGCCTTGTAAAGCCTGGAGGAGGAAGCAGTGTGGTAGGGACCAGTTCGTACAGTACTGTTCTCAGTGCTTCTCCCATGCTCTCCACCACAGTTACATCATCAACTAACATAAAGACATCAATTGGTTCTGACAAATCAGCCAGCACAGTAATGGACGGCCAGAAGGTCCGTATTCAGGCGGTGGGAGGTGGAGCATCAACACTCCTAGATCTTGGAGGAATCTCAAAGctccaaggtcaaggtcagggtCTTATTGTTCCCGGTCTGATCCCAGGGATGAACTTAGTTAATGTTGGAGGTCAGCTCAAATTACAAGAAGGCAGTAACATGACTGTTCTGGGAAATAATTCCATCAATTTATCCACAATTGTTTCCACAGCTGTATCGACTGCTGCTATGGCAAATACTTCGGTGGTTAGTTCCTCTACACAAGTTGGAAATATCTACCCTACAGTTACCCTGACTGGTTCTGTGATGAACTCTGCTGGGTCATCTGGAGGTCAAACTGGTCAGGTTGTACCTCCCTCCCCAGGGCCAGTTCCTCAGTCACCACTTCAGTTAACATCACCCCTACTGGGTCAGCTCACTAACCCTATTGGAAATGTGGGCAACTTTGCAACGGTTTTAGGGCAAATTGCAAGTCCCCTCAACAAGACTGGAGTCGTAGGTCAACAAACAGCCCTAACAGGAAACCTTCAATTGCTAGCTGGTCAACCTGGGATTAAAGTTGCTGGAAGTGCAGGCCAAATACTACGACTGCCAAATCAGCAGATGAACATTCAAAGTACATCACCTtcagtgattggtcaacaactGTGCTTGTCAGCTAGTAGCAGTCCTATGATTGGTCAACAATTGACTAGTCCAGTAGCCAACCAGGCACCTGTGGTGCTTGGTAACATTTCACAAGGGTCTTCATCAGACCTCATCAAACAACTTGCTGCTGCACAGCTCCAGCTGTCTGGGCAGTCATCGTCGGCTGTTGTAAATCAGATTCCAAATCAGATGGTGCTGCAGGTCCCTGCTTCCCAAGGAGTGAAAGGTCAGGCCATGATCCGACCTACTGGTCAGCAGAGTCTCCAAGGAAATCAGACAATGCTACTTTTGTCACCACAGAAACGTTTGCAAGGTGCTAGTATTTCAGCAGGCACACAACAACCAAAACAGCTAACACTGAGACTCAACTCGCCTGTACTACAACAAACCCAGCAGATAAAAGTCCCTATCGTGTCATCAGCCAAGTCAACACCGGATCAGAATGCCACACAACTGTCAAAGGTCAAACTGAATTTTGATCTTCAAACTGCTAAGGTAAAACCTGGTCAAACAACTGTATCGAAAACTTTGCTCCAGACACCCGTCATGGGATCAGTTGCTATAACTACTATGGCACAGACCCCTACCATTCCACTCCAACAGAAGCTAGGTGTAGCAAAAACAACCACAACCACCATAGGATCATTGCAGCAGGGAAATGTTGTAAGGTTTAACGCACCTGCATCACAGGTTCGTCTACAGATGCCACCTCAACCATCTTTGGTGGTGAGTCTGCCCAGCACCATCAGTAATGCCAGTCCTCTCTTGTCACCTGCTAAATCCGCCACATCCCAAGCTGGTGCATCCCAAAAACTTTTCTTGTACAACATTGGTGGTCAACTTGTTACCCCTCAAGGCGTGCCGGTTACAGTTGACAATGGTGTGTTAAAGGTGCTTTTGCCACAGACGAAGATGGTGTCACCGTCATCgtctgtttctcagaaagtgacAGGCACCTCCAATCCCCCAGTGACTGTTGTGTCGGGTGCTAACATGGTGAGATATGTTGTTCCCTCTAAACCAGTGAACGGGACACAGTCCATAAACGTTGCTGGAAACTTGACTGTAAGTACTGCCAAACCAAATGTGGTAACCAGCTTGACTCCCAGTCCTGGCAGTATACTTACTAACCAGTGTCCCATTGTGTGTTCATCGTTTGGTAAAGTGCTTCAGTCTGGCTCAACTATCAACGCATCATCGGTAGTGGTTGGAGTATCATCACTGAGCAACAAAGGGGTATTGTCTCCATCAATTGTGTCTCAAAGTGTTATGTCTCATCAGTCAATTATAAATACTCCTCAGACCGTGAAGAATACGACAGTGAATGTCGGCTCTGGTATACTCCCTCAAGTAATGATGAAAGGAAAGACAATTTCACTTAAAGACCAAGTTGGACTCGGAAATCGAAATCAAGTTGCTGTGTCATCTAACCTTAAAATCAGTCAGCTTCTCAGCCAACAACAAAGTAGTGTACAAGATGCCACAGTGCAACTCACTGGACCCTCCACCATAACCGGTTCAGTCAGTGTTCCTAACAGCAAAGGGTTTGAAACTGGAAATCTGAAAGCTCCCCAGATACAAAGTGACAATAAAACACAGATAGGATACCAAGTGTCGCCCAGCATCAGCAGTCTGATTGGGTCGGGCCAGGGGTATATAGTGATGCCTGGCAAAAAGACCCAGATCATATTTCCACAGCAAGGTCAGCAGAACTCTTCATCACCCTTGGACACTGTGAAAGTTTTAAAGACTCAAAGTTTCTCTGAGTTACTGAAGTCCCAAAGCATTCCCCAGACTGCCTTGCTTCAACAGGTACCGTCCTCTGGAACAGAGGCATCATTAAACGCACAAACAGTTCAGTTAGAAAATCCAACTCAAATTGTCAACACTCAAGCAGAGCCTAAGGCTGAGGTGTTGAATAACAACGTAACACAATATCGATCTCAGAATATTGTGGATAAGAAAAGTACTAGTGTTTGTGTTACTAAGGTGGTTACTATAGACACCAGTGGACCAGATGGTACCTCTGTCACCAACGGTGTAGGGGAGAACCAACATTTGTCGGATAAGGTCAAGACCAAGGTGGACACGAGCCAGGCAAACACTTCGATGGAGCAACCTAAAACCACAGAAACACCTAAGGGGGCAGAGAAAGAGGAAGCTGCCCTCAACCTCCTCTCATTAGCAAACTTAGCATTTAACAGATAA
- the LOC138329376 gene encoding transmembrane emp24 domain-containing protein 1-like, whose translation MAKFISVLCLFYTIVAFVVSFETDLTVEINAGTQDCFYQHVKKPVGIEIEYQVIDGGDLDISFYIQAPSGQVLISDVQKSDAVHKVDAAAAGDYKFCFDNTFSHFNAKVVYFEIVSDDEDDEDDDDDKDWNFAKEELSGLIDMTIQDFKTKIETMKDNLDKSAQIQHVLKNYEARDRNTAEANFQRVNWFSGIQVFIMVSVGLTQVLLIRGLFDDKSRVHGIMKART comes from the exons ATGGCTAAGTTCATCTCtgtgttatgtttattttacaccattGTCGCTTTTGTTGTAAGTTTCGAAACTGATCTTACAGTAGAAATTAACGCAGGGACCCAGGATTGTTTCTACCAACATGTGAAAAAACCTGTTGGAATTGAGATTGAATATCAG GTAATAGATGGTGGCGACCTGGATATCAGTTTTTATATACAGGCTCCTAGTGGTCAAGTGCTCATATCGGATGTTCAGAAATCTGATGCAGTTCATAA AGTGGATGCTGCTGCAGCTGGAgattataaattttgttttgataacaCATTCAGTCACTTCAATGCTAAGGTGgtctattttgaaattgtttctgatgatgaggatgatgaagatgatgatgacgacaAGGACTGGAATTTTGCGAAAGAAGAATTGTCAGGATTAATTGACATGACGATTCAAGATTTTAAG ACAAAAATAGAAACAATGAAAGACAATTTGGACAAATCAGCACAGATTCAACACGTCTTAAAAAATTATGAAGCAAGGGATCGAAACACAGCTGAAGCTAATTTCCAACGAGTGAATTGGTTCTCAGGGATCCAGGTTTTTATCATGGTATCCGTTGGTCTCACACAGGTATTACTTATACGTGGCCTGTTTGATGACAAGAGTCGAGTACATGGCATTATGAAAGCTAGAACATAA